The Oscillatoria acuminata PCC 6304 genomic interval TTAAAGTTCCTTTGTGAAGCGGGTGTTGCGTTGCCTGAAAATGAGGAAGGACAGAGCAAATGCCCTGTCCCTACAATGCCCCGTGAATGGTGGGGTTTCAATCGATTTAAACGGGTCGAAGTTGGGATAAAATAAACAAAACTGGACAAGATTAAATCGATTAAATGGGTGATGGATTTTCATCCTAGGTGGGAACTAATTCCCCTGGACGTAATCGCGCCCATTTGCCCGTTTCTTCTTTAAAACTTTCACAACCGACGACATCCCATTCCATCTCAATGGCATCCGGCGTATTGCGGATATTCACATTGATGGTGGGTTCTAG includes:
- a CDS encoding Ycf34 family protein produces the protein MCICVNCHYVDRCLTYNAVEYQHQQPHLTETPDFEPLEPTINVNIRNTPDAIEMEWDVVGCESFKEETGKWARLRPGELVPT